One window of Streptomyces sp. NBC_00273 genomic DNA carries:
- a CDS encoding NAD(P)-dependent oxidoreductase has protein sequence MTDTTAHHSLTLLGLGDMGTALARTWLAAGHSLTVWNRTPAKAGALAAEGASVAATAADAVAASALVVVCLLDDASVGATLDGIDLTGKDLVNLTTGTPAEARARAAWAQQRGARYLDGGIMATPTMIGVPEAGGYVFYSGSRALFDSRRAALEVPTGSRFVGEDPGHAALHDVALLSAMWGMFAGISHAYALIEGEDIAPKDLAPLLSEWLGAMGFFVGNAAERLTSRDFTSGVVSNLTMQVTGSGTMLRTAEEQGVSTELVTPYVDLLRRRLAADPAAHGGEDTTGAVLLLKR, from the coding sequence ATGACCGACACCACAGCGCACCATTCCCTCACCCTCCTCGGCCTCGGCGACATGGGCACCGCCCTCGCCCGCACCTGGCTCGCCGCCGGGCACTCCCTGACCGTCTGGAACCGCACCCCCGCCAAGGCCGGGGCGCTGGCCGCCGAAGGGGCCTCCGTCGCCGCGACCGCGGCCGACGCGGTCGCCGCGAGCGCGCTGGTCGTGGTCTGTCTGCTCGACGACGCCAGCGTCGGCGCCACCCTGGACGGCATCGACCTGACCGGCAAGGACCTCGTCAACCTCACCACCGGCACCCCGGCCGAGGCGCGCGCCCGCGCCGCCTGGGCCCAGCAGCGCGGCGCCCGCTACCTGGACGGCGGGATCATGGCCACGCCGACGATGATCGGCGTCCCCGAGGCCGGCGGGTACGTCTTCTACAGCGGCTCGCGCGCGCTCTTCGACAGCCGCCGGGCGGCCCTGGAGGTCCCGACCGGGTCCCGCTTCGTCGGCGAGGACCCCGGGCACGCGGCCCTGCACGACGTGGCGCTGCTCAGCGCGATGTGGGGGATGTTCGCCGGCATCTCGCACGCCTACGCGCTGATCGAGGGCGAGGACATCGCCCCGAAGGACCTCGCTCCGCTGCTGTCCGAGTGGCTCGGCGCGATGGGCTTCTTCGTCGGCAACGCCGCCGAGCGGCTGACCTCGCGGGACTTCACCTCGGGCGTGGTGTCCAACCTGACCATGCAGGTCACGGGCAGCGGCACCATGCTGCGCACCGCCGAGGAGCAGGGCGTCAGCACCGAGCTGGTCACCCCGTACGTGGACCTGCTGCGCCGCCGGCTGGCCGCGGACCCGGCCGCGCACGGCGGGGAGGACACCACGGGGGCCGTCCTGCTGCTGAAGCGCTAG
- a CDS encoding winged helix-turn-helix transcriptional regulator, whose product MAVARRPGADECGIAAAMSVIDGKWKVSLLWVLDQRPHRFGELRRLVPGVSEKVLAAQLRELETDGIVHREVYEEVPPRVEYSLTPLGQDLNAALKPLGMWGSKHLLPDSA is encoded by the coding sequence ATGGCGGTGGCACGAAGGCCGGGTGCGGATGAATGCGGGATCGCCGCGGCGATGTCCGTGATCGACGGGAAGTGGAAGGTGTCGCTCCTGTGGGTGCTGGATCAGCGGCCCCATCGGTTCGGTGAACTGCGCAGGCTCGTCCCGGGTGTCTCCGAGAAGGTGCTCGCCGCCCAGCTGCGCGAGCTGGAGACCGACGGCATCGTGCACCGCGAGGTGTACGAGGAGGTCCCGCCGCGCGTCGAGTACTCCCTGACCCCGCTGGGCCAGGACCTGAACGCGGCCCTGAAACCCCTGGGGATGTGGGGCAGCAAGCATCTGCTGCCCGATTCCGCGTGA
- a CDS encoding PaaI family thioesterase, translated as MSDFETITVPERLHGYPGVAFGGYVAGVLAARAAAKDVRVDFRRPVPTGAPVRLAATADGGCELTDGELLLAAATPVVAPGAHWPEAPSWDRAVAAAEAFRADPPDGQADCFGCGLDRTPATGLRLHCGTVPGRELVAAAWTPAPELGGADGLLPPELVWGALDCPGNAAGRLLDGRPAGAVTAALGARLLRPAPVGEGLISYAWMLSSSGRKYTVGTALATADGELCAVAEALWVEPRR; from the coding sequence ATGAGCGACTTCGAGACGATCACGGTTCCGGAACGCCTCCACGGATATCCGGGAGTGGCCTTCGGCGGCTACGTGGCGGGCGTACTGGCCGCCCGGGCCGCCGCCAAGGACGTACGGGTGGACTTCAGGCGGCCCGTGCCGACCGGGGCGCCGGTGCGGCTCGCCGCGACCGCGGACGGCGGCTGCGAACTGACGGACGGCGAGCTGCTGCTGGCCGCGGCGACCCCGGTCGTGGCGCCCGGCGCGCACTGGCCCGAAGCCCCGTCCTGGGACCGGGCCGTGGCTGCGGCCGAAGCCTTCCGGGCGGATCCGCCGGACGGCCAGGCCGACTGCTTCGGCTGCGGCCTGGACCGGACGCCCGCCACCGGGCTGCGCCTGCACTGCGGTACGGTGCCGGGCCGCGAGCTGGTCGCCGCGGCCTGGACGCCCGCGCCCGAACTCGGGGGCGCGGACGGGCTGCTGCCGCCCGAGCTGGTGTGGGGAGCGCTGGACTGCCCCGGGAACGCGGCCGGGCGACTGCTCGACGGCCGCCCGGCCGGTGCGGTCACCGCCGCGCTCGGCGCCCGTCTGCTGCGGCCGGCGCCGGTGGGCGAAGGACTGATCTCGTACGCCTGGATGCTGTCGTCCTCGGGCCGCAAGTACACCGTGGGCACGGCCCTGGCCACGGCCGACGGCGAACTCTGCGCCGTCGCCGAGGCGCTGTGGGTGGAGCCCCGCCGGTAG
- a CDS encoding carbon-nitrogen hydrolase family protein — MKIAAAQLTCIPADVRANVAQAADLAAAAREQGAALVVFPELALTGYELAALAADPGLWTAADDPRLDPLRSAGIATAINVALPTGGPRPAIATLVHDADGAHVTTYAKQHLYRHEQDVFERGRGDGRFELGGIRFCLGICFDNHFPELPGRGAADGCRVHLASSLYGTGDGIHERATVHPGIAREHDLYVVLANHVGPAGPWTGCGRSAVWAPGGALLAEADDRTPSVVTASVATAAV, encoded by the coding sequence GTGAAGATCGCCGCAGCACAACTGACCTGCATCCCCGCCGACGTCCGGGCCAACGTCGCGCAGGCCGCGGACCTCGCCGCCGCGGCCCGCGAACAGGGTGCCGCGCTGGTGGTGTTCCCCGAGCTCGCGCTCACCGGCTACGAGCTGGCCGCGCTGGCCGCCGACCCGGGCCTGTGGACGGCCGCCGACGACCCCCGGCTGGATCCGCTGCGCTCCGCCGGGATCGCCACCGCGATCAACGTCGCCCTGCCCACCGGCGGCCCGCGCCCAGCGATCGCGACGCTGGTCCACGACGCGGACGGCGCGCACGTGACGACGTACGCGAAACAGCACCTCTACCGGCACGAGCAGGACGTCTTCGAACGAGGCCGGGGCGACGGGCGCTTCGAACTCGGCGGGATCCGCTTCTGCCTGGGCATCTGCTTCGACAACCACTTCCCCGAACTGCCCGGCCGGGGCGCCGCCGACGGCTGCCGGGTGCACCTCGCGAGCTCCCTGTACGGGACGGGCGACGGGATCCACGAGCGCGCCACCGTCCACCCCGGGATCGCGCGCGAGCACGACCTGTACGTGGTCCTCGCCAACCACGTCGGCCCGGCCGGCCCGTGGACCGGCTGCGGCCGCTCGGCCGTGTGGGCCCCGGGCGGCGCCCTGCTGGCCGAGGCGGACGACCGTACGCCCTCGGTGGTGACGGCTTCGGTCGCGACGGCCGCGGTGTGA
- a CDS encoding LysR family transcriptional regulator — protein MPTSHSLYEVFLSVARLASFTAAARSLGYTQSAVSRQIQTLEDEWGTPLFDRLPRGVRLTEAGHLLLPHAEAVGERLRTARAELDALRALGAGRLRIGAFSTADAALLPRALAAFRARHPAVTVARTEGPSAKHLALLAAGDLDLAVVADTSAEPPRGCTAHHLLDERMYVALPAGHRLAGRADVRLAELADEEWIAADTRPEETLMHSALAGGFRPRTGFVAADWIAKQGFVAAGLGVTLVPALAASSARADLALVPLHPDDTPRRRIYAATPRGVAPSPAALAFLALLKEVAAGLAS, from the coding sequence ATGCCTACTTCGCACAGCTTGTACGAGGTCTTCCTGAGCGTGGCCCGCCTGGCCTCCTTCACCGCCGCCGCCCGCTCCCTCGGCTACACCCAGTCCGCGGTGTCCCGGCAGATCCAGACCCTGGAGGACGAGTGGGGCACCCCGCTCTTCGACCGCCTCCCCCGCGGGGTCCGTCTGACCGAGGCCGGGCACCTCCTGCTTCCGCACGCCGAGGCCGTCGGCGAGCGGCTGCGCACCGCCCGCGCCGAACTCGACGCGCTGCGCGCCCTCGGCGCCGGACGGCTGCGGATCGGCGCCTTCTCCACCGCCGACGCCGCCCTGCTGCCCCGCGCGCTGGCCGCCTTCCGGGCCCGCCACCCCGCCGTGACCGTCGCCCGCACCGAGGGCCCCTCCGCCAAGCACCTGGCCCTGCTCGCCGCCGGGGACCTCGACCTCGCCGTCGTCGCCGACACCTCCGCGGAGCCGCCCCGCGGCTGCACCGCGCACCACCTGCTCGACGAGCGGATGTACGTGGCCCTGCCCGCCGGCCACCGGCTCGCCGGGCGCGCCGACGTACGGCTGGCCGAACTGGCCGACGAGGAGTGGATCGCGGCTGACACCCGGCCCGAGGAGACCCTCATGCACTCCGCGCTGGCCGGCGGCTTCCGCCCGCGCACCGGTTTCGTCGCCGCCGACTGGATCGCCAAGCAGGGCTTCGTCGCGGCCGGACTCGGCGTCACCCTGGTCCCGGCGCTCGCCGCCTCCTCGGCACGGGCCGACCTCGCGCTCGTCCCCCTGCACCCGGACGACACCCCGCGCCGCCGGATCTACGCCGCCACCCCGCGCGGGGTCGCCCCCTCCCCCGCCGCCCTCGCCTTCCTGGCCCTGCTGAAGGAGGTCGCGGCCGGGCTGGCATCCTGA
- a CDS encoding NAD(P)-dependent oxidoreductase gives MDTAQKIAFLGLGHMGAPMARHLLARGYGLTVWNRTPGKVDPLVAAGATVAATPAAAVRDADLVITMLAGPAALRAVAQGVLPALRPGVHWIDTSTVGPEAVRELAGRLPEGVTLTDAPVMGSVDRAATGELWVLAGGGPLPGPVREVLDALGEVTVCGPAGSGAALKLVLINAAVGGVALVVEALRLGGALGLPEELVRAQLARGPLAGAVARAYADASHFPVSLAAKDVALATAHAPLPILESVHATLTSRPDLAARDLSALRP, from the coding sequence ATGGACACAGCACAGAAGATCGCGTTCCTCGGCCTCGGTCACATGGGCGCCCCGATGGCCCGTCACCTGCTGGCCCGGGGGTACGGGCTGACGGTGTGGAACCGCACGCCGGGCAAGGTGGACCCGCTGGTGGCGGCCGGCGCGACGGTCGCCGCGACGCCCGCCGCGGCCGTCCGCGACGCGGACCTCGTCATCACGATGCTGGCCGGTCCGGCGGCCCTGCGCGCCGTCGCCCAGGGCGTGCTGCCCGCCCTGCGGCCCGGCGTCCACTGGATCGACACCTCGACGGTCGGGCCGGAGGCGGTACGGGAGCTCGCCGGGCGACTGCCGGAAGGGGTGACGCTGACCGACGCCCCCGTGATGGGGAGCGTGGACCGGGCGGCGACGGGGGAGCTGTGGGTGCTGGCGGGCGGCGGCCCGCTGCCCGGCCCGGTCCGGGAGGTCCTCGACGCCCTCGGCGAGGTCACCGTGTGCGGCCCGGCGGGCTCCGGCGCGGCGCTGAAACTGGTACTGATCAACGCGGCGGTCGGCGGGGTGGCCCTGGTGGTCGAGGCGCTGAGGCTGGGCGGGGCCCTGGGCCTGCCGGAGGAACTGGTCCGCGCGCAGCTGGCCCGCGGACCGCTGGCGGGCGCGGTGGCCCGGGCGTACGCCGACGCCTCGCACTTCCCGGTCTCCCTGGCCGCGAAGGACGTGGCCCTGGCCACGGCCCACGCGCCGCTGCCGATCCTGGAGTCGGTCCACGCCACGCTGACGTCCCGCCCGGACCTCGCGGCCCGGGACCTCTCCGCCCTGCGCCCCTGA
- a CDS encoding putative quinol monooxygenase yields the protein MIFIVVKFPVKPEYVDAWPDKVAPFTRATRAEPGNLWFEWSRSLEEPNTYVLVEAFQDDAAEAHVTSQHFSAALETMRPMVTRTPEIVSTTIEGATGWSRMGELQVD from the coding sequence GTGATCTTCATTGTGGTGAAATTCCCCGTCAAGCCCGAATACGTCGACGCGTGGCCCGACAAGGTCGCGCCGTTCACCCGCGCCACCCGCGCCGAACCAGGGAACCTGTGGTTCGAGTGGTCGCGCAGCCTGGAGGAGCCGAACACCTACGTGCTGGTCGAGGCGTTCCAGGACGACGCTGCCGAAGCGCACGTCACCTCCCAGCACTTCAGCGCCGCGCTGGAGACCATGCGGCCGATGGTGACCCGTACGCCCGAGATCGTCAGCACCACCATCGAGGGTGCGACCGGCTGGAGCCGGATGGGCGAGCTCCAGGTCGACTAG
- a CDS encoding TetR/AcrR family transcriptional regulator, whose protein sequence is MVRARSEERRGEIVRAAVEVIAERGYRGASLAAVAERVGLTQQGLLHYFPTKEALLVAVLEERDRWDTGGGSRSAADAWRLDLLDSLVEYNAMRPGIVQTFSALLGESVTDGHPAREFFTERYAQVRSEMAAVLRAEFGDRLPSGLTPEQVAPLLTAVMDGLQYQWLLAPESVDMPAAFRAFLTLLRGSDAA, encoded by the coding sequence ATGGTCAGGGCGAGGAGCGAGGAACGCCGGGGGGAGATCGTCCGCGCGGCCGTCGAGGTGATCGCGGAGCGCGGCTACCGGGGCGCGTCCCTGGCCGCCGTCGCCGAACGCGTGGGCCTGACCCAGCAGGGGCTGCTGCACTACTTCCCGACCAAGGAGGCCCTGCTGGTCGCGGTGCTGGAGGAACGCGACCGCTGGGACACGGGCGGCGGCTCGCGCTCCGCCGCCGACGCCTGGCGCCTGGACCTGCTGGACTCGCTGGTCGAGTACAACGCCATGCGCCCGGGCATCGTGCAGACCTTCTCGGCGCTGCTGGGCGAGAGCGTCACCGACGGGCACCCGGCCCGGGAGTTCTTCACCGAGCGCTACGCCCAGGTCCGCTCGGAGATGGCGGCGGTGCTGCGCGCCGAGTTCGGCGACCGCCTGCCCTCGGGCCTCACCCCGGAGCAGGTGGCACCGCTGCTGACGGCGGTCATGGACGGTCTCCAGTACCAGTGGCTGCTGGCCCCCGAATCGGTGGACATGCCCGCCGCCTTCCGCGCCTTCCTGACCCTCCTGCGGGGGTCGGACGCCGCCTAG
- a CDS encoding beta-glucosidase family protein has translation MTDADQVRDQVRDQLRNDAVEAALGKLDLDTKARLLAGRDMWSLPAVPAIGLESLVFSDGPIGVRGVRWTADDPSIALPSPTALAAAWDPELARRAGRLLAQEARRKGVHVLLAPTVNLHRSPLGGRHFECYSEDPHLTGAVGAGYVNGVQDGGVGTTVKHFVGNDAETDRFTVNSVIAPRPLRELYLAPFEAIVEGARPWGIMTAYNQVNGTTMTEHQYLVNEVLRAEWGFDGCNVSDWMAARSTAGDVLGGMDVAMPGPTTVYGPALAEAVRAGEVPESAVDDAVRNVLRLAARVGVLEGAPAVVKSAPAPIDGQALARELAARGFVLVRNEGVLPLDGAAARTVALSGAAARDARVLGGGSATVFPERIVSPLDGLTAALPEGALTYSIGADPSDELTPAGQGFELRAICRDASGTVLGEGALPSGQVQWIGDDLPAGAAYETMASIEVRGTFVPRESGEHAFGTRGLGAFVLAVGGERLWSGIQEMGNEADPFEAFFGAPNERARVTLTEGEPVEVSLTFQVPDVSALPLRAIMFSLLHLGPRRDADELIAEAVAAARGADTAVVVVATTERVESEGFDRQDLTLPGRQDDLVRAVAAVNPNTVVVVNAGSPVELPWREDVAAILLTWFPGQEGGAALADVLLGDAEPGGRLPTTWPARFADAPVTEVVPTEGRLEYREGLFIGYRAYEKHAVTPAYPFGHGLGYTDWTYDSLEVTADAVRVRLTNTGARPGHEVVQVYLAPVTTASDGARSTTVERPASWLAAFAGVAAGPGESVETEIPLPARAFETWDEEARGWRRIGGTYEVRASHSYGDTRLTATLDLA, from the coding sequence GTGACCGATGCCGATCAGGTCCGCGATCAAGTCCGCGATCAGCTGCGCAACGACGCCGTCGAGGCGGCGCTGGGCAAACTGGACCTCGACACCAAGGCCCGGCTCCTGGCCGGCCGGGACATGTGGTCCCTGCCCGCCGTCCCCGCGATCGGGCTGGAGTCCCTGGTCTTCTCCGACGGGCCCATCGGGGTCCGCGGCGTGCGCTGGACCGCCGACGACCCGTCCATCGCCCTGCCGTCCCCGACCGCGCTCGCCGCCGCCTGGGACCCGGAGCTCGCCCGCCGCGCCGGCCGGCTCCTCGCCCAGGAGGCCCGCCGCAAGGGCGTGCACGTCCTCCTCGCGCCCACCGTCAACCTGCACCGGTCCCCGCTCGGCGGCCGGCACTTCGAGTGCTACTCCGAGGACCCGCACCTCACCGGCGCCGTCGGCGCCGGCTATGTGAACGGCGTCCAGGACGGCGGCGTCGGCACCACCGTCAAGCACTTCGTCGGCAACGACGCCGAAACCGACCGGTTCACCGTCAACAGCGTCATCGCGCCGCGCCCGCTGCGCGAGCTGTACCTGGCGCCGTTCGAGGCCATCGTCGAGGGCGCCCGCCCCTGGGGCATCATGACCGCCTACAACCAGGTCAACGGCACGACCATGACCGAGCACCAGTACCTCGTGAACGAGGTCCTGCGCGCCGAATGGGGCTTCGACGGCTGCAACGTCTCCGACTGGATGGCCGCCCGCTCCACCGCCGGCGACGTCCTGGGCGGCATGGACGTGGCCATGCCCGGCCCCACCACGGTCTACGGTCCGGCCCTCGCCGAGGCCGTCCGCGCCGGCGAGGTCCCCGAGTCCGCCGTGGACGACGCCGTGCGCAACGTCCTGCGCCTCGCCGCCCGCGTCGGCGTCCTGGAGGGCGCCCCCGCCGTGGTGAAGAGCGCCCCGGCCCCGATCGACGGCCAGGCGCTGGCCCGCGAGCTCGCCGCCCGCGGCTTCGTCCTGGTCCGCAACGAGGGGGTGCTACCGCTCGACGGGGCCGCCGCCCGCACCGTCGCCCTCTCCGGCGCCGCCGCCCGCGACGCCCGGGTCCTGGGCGGGGGCAGCGCCACCGTCTTCCCCGAGCGGATCGTCTCCCCGCTCGACGGCCTCACCGCCGCCCTGCCCGAGGGCGCCCTCACCTACAGCATCGGCGCCGACCCCTCCGACGAGCTCACCCCCGCCGGTCAGGGGTTCGAGCTCCGGGCCATCTGCCGCGACGCCTCCGGGACCGTCCTCGGCGAGGGCGCCCTGCCCTCCGGCCAGGTCCAGTGGATCGGCGACGACCTGCCCGCGGGGGCCGCGTACGAGACCATGGCGAGCATCGAGGTCCGCGGCACGTTCGTGCCGCGCGAGAGCGGCGAGCACGCCTTCGGCACCCGCGGACTCGGCGCCTTCGTCCTGGCCGTCGGCGGCGAGCGGCTGTGGAGCGGCATCCAGGAGATGGGCAACGAGGCCGACCCCTTCGAGGCCTTCTTCGGCGCTCCCAACGAGCGCGCCCGCGTCACCCTCACCGAGGGCGAGCCCGTCGAGGTGTCCCTGACCTTCCAGGTCCCCGACGTGTCCGCGCTGCCGCTGAGGGCGATCATGTTCTCGCTGCTCCACCTCGGCCCGCGGCGCGACGCCGACGAGCTGATCGCCGAGGCCGTGGCCGCCGCGCGCGGGGCCGACACCGCCGTCGTGGTCGTCGCCACCACCGAGCGCGTGGAGTCCGAGGGCTTCGACCGGCAGGACCTCACCCTCCCCGGCCGCCAGGACGACCTGGTGCGCGCCGTCGCCGCCGTCAACCCGAACACGGTGGTCGTCGTCAACGCCGGCTCCCCGGTGGAGCTCCCGTGGCGCGAGGACGTGGCCGCCATCCTGCTGACCTGGTTCCCCGGGCAGGAGGGCGGGGCCGCGCTGGCCGACGTACTCCTCGGCGACGCGGAGCCGGGCGGGCGGCTGCCCACCACCTGGCCCGCGCGGTTCGCGGACGCGCCCGTCACCGAGGTCGTCCCGACCGAGGGGCGCCTGGAGTACCGCGAGGGGCTCTTCATCGGCTACCGGGCCTACGAGAAGCACGCCGTGACCCCCGCCTACCCCTTCGGGCACGGACTCGGCTACACCGACTGGACGTACGACTCCCTGGAGGTCACCGCCGACGCGGTCCGGGTCCGCCTCACCAACACCGGCGCCCGCCCCGGCCACGAGGTCGTCCAGGTCTACCTCGCCCCCGTCACCACTGCGTCCGACGGCGCGCGGAGCACGACGGTGGAACGCCCGGCGAGCTGGCTGGCCGCCTTCGCGGGCGTCGCGGCGGGCCCCGGCGAGAGCGTCGAGACCGAGATCCCGCTGCCCGCCCGGGCCTTCGAGACCTGGGACGAGGAAGCCCGCGGCTGGCGGCGGATCGGCGGGACCTACGAGGTCCGCGCGAGCCACTCGTACGGCGACACCCGGCTGACCGCGACGCTCGACCTCGCGTGA